In the genome of Mercurialis annua linkage group LG8, ddMerAnnu1.2, whole genome shotgun sequence, the window ATAGCACTGCTAAGAACTCTCTCCGTTTCCGGCTTCCCGTCCCTTCTAGACCTCTTAGGACTAAAATCATGACAAAAGTAACCTATCACGCTTCCGAACACAactaaattcatttaaaaatgaaTCCCACACAAAAATTATGAACCAAAGACACCTAATTTCACACATTTTCAAGACTATTAAAATCAAGAAATCCCAAATTTCAAGCGGCTTGCAATTAGGGTTTTGCAATACCTAAAGTTAAACCCTTTATACCTATAAAAAGAGCGAATTTACACCATTTCGCCATGTCATTAGTGCAACGAACCAATAATGCATTAGCcttgtaaaatatttaaaaatttaaatcaaagaAGATGAAATCTGTACAAATTTGAGAAACCTAAAAATTTCAACGGTCAGATTAAAAATGCAGTTAGAATTTACAAAACCCTACTGATTAACTAGGCATATAGTGAAATAAAGAGAGGATTGGAACCTGGAATCTCGGTCATGGCCAGAACGGTGTCGTCTCGAGTCGGAAACTCGGCCGTCTCGTTCTCGGCGAGACATGATTTAGTGAGAGCAAGATAGTGAATTGTTAACTGTTGGCTTCTGATGAAAAGAGAGAAAACTGGTATACAGTATAGTgaagttatttttaataaattaaattatatcgTCAAAAAaaagtatcaatttttttatgcctagccattttttaaattgaaaattttgcgttttttatcaattatgaacaaattttttaatttttacaattatgtccaatttaaaagaagaaattataattatgactacaattttaaattttaatttttaaaatccaaaactttcaatttttatctattgcaactaaaaatttatattaacacTTTTTTAGAAGTTAAACAAATTTTTCGAATTCTGCCGTAATGATAGAATATgcaaaggttttgatttaaaaaaataaaattaaagtttggattagaattgcaaaaattaaaaaacgtcggtcataattgataaaaaaaaacaagaacaaaGTCAACGCGCCTgctgaacttgtgacacatgTTCAtataacccaatttatacttttttgagcaactaaccctaaaaatcttcatttttttgtcaaataaccccataattgtatttttaaaacgcgtaaaatacaaatcggaggtgagagatgcaaaaaaataattagatacttccctaattgttgcaatataattatcctaaatctactttttgaaataaaaatataaattatgggattATTTGATCCAAATATGAAGAGTTTATGggttaattgtttaaaaaaatataaattgggttagatgaccccgtgtcacaagttcagggagTGCGCTGACcctttgttttaaaaaattatgaaggtttggatttaaaaaatgattaagccatttttttattattatagtggaatttaattgtttataatttgataaagtagataatatttttaagtagtttctttattttattcataatttttaaaataacttattatggatatttatcaaattaatttaaatagttaattttttctctcctttttctattaaatattTCTATTACTTCTAagcaaatattaaatattagtcTGCCGATAATATTTAATcctgttttataaaaattaataaatatatatatcaacTATCATTTCTCGACAAATTGATATACGGATTGAAAAGCTGATGAAAATTAATGATATGAAAATCAGATTTTTTAACATTGTGTTTGATGTGTGAATGACATGCCAACTCTAGCAAACAACATCATTTTTCACCGATTTTCATTCCATTTGTTAAGAACTGTTAGTTACTATATATATTTACTATCATAAAAcgtgataaataataaaatttgtataATTCATGAAAATATTATGTAGATAACccgataaaacataaaaaaaatgaactaaAATTTTACAAGAGTTCTCGAAACCAAATCGAACATCTACAGAATCAGAACTTTCTCCGTTCTTTATACTCAATGTGTTTTATTGATCCAATATCTTCGGCATCCTGATCAGAATCAAGTTGACTTTATCTTGTAATTCTATCTCGACAAATTCTGATAGAACAGCATTCACAATCTTCTATTTTGCCTCATTACGAACTGCATATCTATCGGAGAAACGAATCCCTTTCAACCGCTATTTGGAAATCTGTGCATTTGAGCCTTTTCCTCTTGCTGGTTATCGGAATATTATCTTCCATGTCGATCTCAAACAGTCAAAGAAGCTCAAGTTAATAGCATTCAATAGAAAAGTTTTTGATTCTTCCCTGATTGAAGTTGATGAAGATAACTGATAATCTTTAAATTCGACAATCCTTGCATTTGAGCTCGTCCTTCATCGTTGTGTCATAAACTATTTTATAATTCTTCTATGATAAGGTAATTTACATTAACCGTCTTTGCACTATCTTTTTTCTCTTCAACATATACTCAAATTGTCCTCAAAACTTATGTTTAATAACTTGACTGTATATGCCtttatttttagagtattttCGTCAATTTTAACGACGTGATATGCCAACCAAAATACTAGTATATTTTCTGCCACATTGTGTCATATGGTGATCTTAGACGTTCATATACGACTCTAATTGGCACCGGCACATTATTAAAATTGACGAAAACGGCGCATGAGTAATGGCAGAGACaaccaaattattaaataaacgTTTAGAGACAGTTATGCTACGAATTAAAATTTAGGAACGGTTCGGACGATCTTTCGGTTTGAACCTGGTGCACCATTTCAATAGGAGCTCTTCAACATCAGCATCCATTCGAGTTCCTACGCCTCCCCAGACTAACATATGAGCCATGTCTCCAAATGTGGAACCACTCACTTCATGCACTGGCTTGAACCCAATTCTTGTGTAGAATCTAACAAGCTACCAAATACAAAACACAATGTGTAAGCTGGTCAATAATTAATTCAGACACCTAGTTGTTATAATTTCTTGGATTATGATAATTCCATATTCATTTGTTATTTTAGCtggtgttttaaaaatcaaaccgttGGCAGAACATGTATGAGTATTAGTTTATGCTGGTTAAACCAAttcaactaattaaaatgaaatttttatgcAACATATGTGATACACACATTTTTTTCTAGAATAAGTTGCATGTTAAATTTAGGGATAATtgccaaaaaaattatcatgaatTTAATGTTTTGCAATTCTAACACGAACTTCAATTTAGACAATGTAAAACACAAATTGTcaatacttttaaatattaaaattacacGGCACAcaaaaattatactccctccgtcccaatagagttgtccactttgagaaatttttctgtcccaaaactcttgtccactttaaaaagtaactaacttttacacttaattttcctatattatccctatttaaaatccactaatgagtaaattaaaagtGGACCCTATAAttaataggggtatgacaagaaaagtaaagaaaattttataaaatccataaacaataattgcttttcttaaactgtgtgataaaggcaaagtggacaactctattgggacggagggagtatatttttgcaaataacccttaaattttAACACTTGCATAGCACAAAATTCTAACTAGTAAATAAATAACACTCTAACTAATAAACAAAATATGGTTTTTAAAGTTTAATGGGTTCAATAGTTTTCCGGTTCTTGCTGTTTTTAGACATAAGTAATCATATTTTCAGTTTCTAGCAAAGAATCAAATCGGATAGAATTCCGATTCTCAATCAAACCATTTGAACTGGTCGATCGGTCAGGTTCGATCCTTAAAaccataattttaacaaaaagtACAGCAAAATAACAATAGTACTCACAAACAAGAACAACAATTTggtttcaattaattaaaaacaactatCGATAGAGTATGAAGCCAAGCAGCACGGACTCAGAAAAACAGAACACTTAAATacaataaatcaaattaaaaaaaaacacaataaaacagtattattttaaaaagaactaTATGTTCtctaaaaaaaagaattatatgTAAAGTTTAAATTCCGTATCTGAAATTTTTATTGCACGAGTGACATGGTACAACGGATATATTCCGAGATATTAAAAGTACCTTAGAATGATAAAGATCGGAGTCATTAATGGCGAGCAACTCAGCAACTCGACAGCCACAATCAAACCCATACCGAACAGCAACAGCTCCAATGAACAAACCAATTCCATAAATCGATTTCTCCATACCCAACGTCTCTTTTTTCAACTTAATCGAATCCAAATGAAGAATCCTCCCTCTTAACCAAACCCTAATCACCCCCTCTGCTCGACCCAGCTCATTTTTTGTCAAACGACTCGTCGCTGTAATTCTGAAGAAGGGTCCCACTGTTTTGAGCTGGAGATCAAGATTTTGTGCTTTTGAGGCGGATATAATGTCTGCCATTGTTGGAACTGTGGTTAAATCTTTGAATTTGGTGctgtttttgatttgatttggggGAATTGGATTGGGGATTTGAGTTGTTGATTTTAGGTTCATTTTAAAGTTTTGGGATTAAAGTGGAAAATTTGGAATTGTGAAGGATGAACTTGTGTGTGTTAAATTTGAAAGTTGGTGATAGATATGGATATTAAGGTAGTTTGGATGACACGTGGCAAATACTTGATCTCCACTTTGCtaccaacaaaataatatttttaaagaagggaggaaaaa includes:
- the LOC126660347 gene encoding uncharacterized protein LOC126660347, which codes for MNLKSTTQIPNPIPPNQIKNSTKFKDLTTVPTMADIISASKAQNLDLQLKTVGPFFRITATSRLTKNELGRAEGVIRVWLRGRILHLDSIKLKKETLGMEKSIYGIGLFIGAVAVRYGFDCGCRVAELLAINDSDLYHSKLVRFYTRIGFKPVHEVSGSTFGDMAHMLVWGGVGTRMDADVEELLLKWCTRFKPKDRPNRS